CTGTTCACGTATTGATATCTATTGTGAGTATCGTGACTATCgtccaattatatttttatggacAGTTCAAGGCTTGCGATAAACAATACCGCGAAGACACTCATTTATCTCTCATTAGCTGCGCAAGCGACaagttattttacttttaacatCTATGTCAATAAACCTATTTATAACCGTTTTGCACATGTTTGCACCAAAACAAGCTTTTCCACCCGAAAACGGGTTTTACGCCACAAAAAAACAACTTTAGGTGCGTCTCTAATACTTAAGGGCGACTGACCCTAAAGtctcgattttataattcacttttttacttgaaaataagccccgaattgtttcattttctaaaattagacattatatttccgagaattcgatctgagcaaaaacacgatatcttaaaattttctcgatagaaaaaaatcacaaagatgcatctgattttcacgaatttttcatttattgccataaccgtgcattgaactaagttaatattttaacacattgtataaaattctatcattgagagatcgacctagcggatttttaaaatgttgtatatttatcgagttattgagaaaaaactaatttggcgatgaatccgcgtcgttctttttcacctggcatatgaaagacgggcgtgagtgtgaagagagaaggacgatgattgatttttggggtaagtcgccctcttaaagtgCGTTAATATTGAAGACACTATTCGTAACATTCGCAACTTTTATATAAATgctttttataaattactttaaaCTTAAAGGAATAAATGACAAACAAAAAATGTGTGAGAAACCAAAATACTCGAAAATGCCGTACAAATGGTAAGTACCTAAGTATATGTATTATAGCAGCAGACACAAATACCTAACTCTGCGAGACATCTTcagacattataataatatgtgtattttCTCATTTCAACAAGCCTGTGATGGGATCCTCTTGAGTCGGTTAGTAATTCAAATCGTCTCTACATTGTTTACATAGGTGATAGATATATTATCACAAGGACGTTGAAATAATAGCATTAGAATTGAAATCAAGTTCAAGTCTGGAAGTTCATGTCGTATCATTGATTTTGGGATATAGATAATATGtatcatattaataattatgttaaataatatattcccAAAAAACAAATCAAACTCGCtcacaaaaacacaaataaatttTCCACTAAGAACATTAATTTACAATCAACAACAATTAAGTTACATTAAGATACGACACAAGGCCACAGCGGAAACAGTGAATAAAAACTATTTGAGTTATTACATAACCCAGCATTACGGAGCACTGAGCACATAATTGCCAACCTTAATGATACGTATCGATTGTACTATCATTGTCTAGCTGATTCGCTCCTCTTTTTGCACTACACAATGCCAACATCAGTCGGCATCATGACGACGCGGTAGGTGCACAGTTAAAATGTTACTAGCGTTGCTCGCCGTTATTCTTGCGGTTGGCGGCGAGAACGATAAAGAAATACGCGTCTCCCTGCCGCTGCAACTGCCGAGCCGAAACGACAAGGCCGAACAGTGCTGGCTGCGGATCGAGGATGTCGAGTTGACGGAAACCCTGGCTATATACTGCTTCATTGCCCAGGGGTTCCTCAGGAACTTCGTCCACGACTACAACAACAGAAAGATGTTGGAAGACAACGTGGACGTCAGCCTCTGGGCCGAGGAGCCCAGGAGCGCCGAGGAGATCGTGATAAGAGACGACAGCAAGAGCTACAATATAGTCGATTGGAAGTTGACGACGATCAAGGATCCGACGACGAAGCAGCGCCTCTACGTGACGAAGAACGCCAC
This DNA window, taken from Aricia agestis chromosome 11, ilAriAges1.1, whole genome shotgun sequence, encodes the following:
- the LOC121732028 gene encoding uncharacterized protein LOC121732028, yielding MLLALLAVILAVGGENDKEIRVSLPLQLPSRNDKAEQCWLRIEDVELTETLAIYCFIAQGFLRNFVHDYNNRKMLEDNVDVSLWAEEPRSAEEIVIRDDSKSYNIVDWKLTTIKDPTTKQRLYVTKNATCRLIMISREAMTNYKVDCDKILYFVNVKLSGASELGSAVKLAFLSVLLIALLNN